From the Paramormyrops kingsleyae isolate MSU_618 chromosome 7, PKINGS_0.4, whole genome shotgun sequence genome, one window contains:
- the LOC111849769 gene encoding proteinase-activated receptor 1, translated as MLKLLVFSAYIALHSATSLSTPSSPTVLPRVRSFQGFLVTSEPIDYGDSSEDTGLAVPKPKFNVTKEVKEYLTGPLLTVFVPSIYTLVFIISIPLNTAAILLFIGKIRPSKPAGIYMINLAVADLLFVSLLSFRISYHFNGNDWVFGSAMCRIVTSAFFLNMYCSILLIMCISVDRYVAVVYPIKSLMWRSPLKAAAACGLMWFLASVGVTPLLMSKQDLHLTLNITTCHDVLDVNQMKAFYVYFFTIFTSIFFFVPLIVTTFCYVRIIQTLCSTSTVKHSKRTRAIVMAVIVLIIFVACFAPTNVVLFTHYLQFTRGSSEQSYMAYLLSVCIGSINCCLDPLIYYFGSSQCQKQVAGILRCKAAADRRRASEYTSSSKMDTFQVNISDPYKKLMT; from the coding sequence TTCCAAGGGTGAGGTCTTTCCAAGGATTCTTAGTGACGTCTGAACCCATTGACTATGGGGATTCCTCAGAAGACACAGGACTTGCTGTTCCCAAACCAAAATTCAACGTCACCAAGGAGGTCAAGGAGTATCTCACCGGTCCTCTGCTCACTGTCTTTGTCCCTTCCATCTACACGCTAGTGTTCATCATCAGCATTCCACTCAACACCGCCGCCATCCTCTTGTTCATCGGAAAGATCCGGCCCTCGAAGCCGGCCGGAATTTACATGATCAATCTGGCTGTGGCGGACCTGTTGTTTGTGTCGCTCCTGTCTTTCAGGATATCCTATCACTTCAATGGCAATGACTGGGTGTTTGGCTCTGCAATGTGCCGCATTGTCACATCTGCATTCTTCTTGAACATGTACTGCTCCATCCTCCTCATAATGTGCATCAGTGTGGACCGCTACGTGGCAGTCGTCTATCCTATTAAATCACTGATGTGGCGCAGTCCCCTGAAAGCTGCGGCAGCTTGTGGCCTCATGTGGTTCCTGGCATCGGTAGGGGTGACCCCTCTTCTCATGTCCAAGCAGGACCTCCACTTGACCCTGAATATAACCACCTGCCATGATGTATTAGACGTCAATCAGATGAAGGCCTTCTACGTTTACTTCTTCACCATCTTCACCTCCATCTTCTTCTTTGTACCCCTAATTGTCACCACCTTCTGCTATGTGCGCATCATCCAGACCCTCTGCTCCACCAGCACTGTGAAACACTCCAAGAGGACCCGGGCCATTGTGATGGCTGTCATTGTGTTGATCATCTTTGTGGCCTGTTTCGCCCCCACCAATGTCGTCCTGTTCACCCACTACCTGCAGTTCACTCGTGGTTCTTCTGAGCAATCTTACATGGCCTACcttctgtctgtgtgcattGGTAGCATCAACTGCTGCCTGGACCCGCTCATCTACTACTTTGGGTCGTCCCAATGCCAGAAGCAGGTCGCTGGAATCCTGCGTTGTAAGGCTGCGGCAGACAGGAGACGGGCCTCAGAGTACACCAGCTCCAGCAAGATGGACACCTTCCAGGTAAACATAAGTGACCCATACAAAAAGCTGATGACCTGA